CTGAAGCTACTCAGTTAATTACTGAATTGCAACACCTAAAAACCATCAAACTGGCAAACCACCGGCCCTCTCCTTTAAAAGGGCAGACCGGCGGAATATTACCATCAAACCAACTTAGATCTCTTTTACACGATTACCTGATATCCCAAATACCCGCAGCACGCTCCAATTCAATCAATGCTGCTGCATAATTCGATTGTGATTCATAAAATCCTTGTTGTACTTCATTGTATGTTCTTTGTGCGTTCAAAACTTCCAGTAACGAAGTTTCCCCACGTTTATAGCTATACATTTTAGCCGTTAAAATTTTCTTTCCTTCACTCAGCAGCCCGGTCTTATACTGCTGAACCTGTTTCTGAGCCGCAGTATAATTAAAATAAGCCTGTGTCACTTCTACCTGGATCTGCTGCTGAACTTGTTCATATTGAACACCCACCTGTTTAATTGTAAACTGAGCAGCCTTTATATCACCCTTGTAATGATTTGAGAATTTCAGCGGAACACTGAAACCTGCATTGAAAGTCCGGTGATAAGGCGTCGGGGCAATTTCATTTGTCGAAACCCCAGAGAACTGTAGTCCTGCATTAACCCCTAAATCCACTTTCCGGTTTGCTTTCACTAAAGTCAGGCTCCTGTCAGCAACAATTTTATTGTTTAATGCCGCTACGGCGTCTGCCCTGGTGATTTGCGCATTACTGATTAAGGATTGATAATTTATATCACGCGCCAGGTTCTCAAAGTCCCCATCTGGCATCAACAAAGTATCTGCACTCTTTTTACCGAGATAAGAACTTAATTTAATCAGTGCATTTCTCCAGTCTGCTTCAGTCTGATAAACAATATTTTGCAAATTACTGGCCTCCAGTTTAGATTGTCTTGCATCTGTTTCTGTAATTGCACCCAGTTTACTACGGATTGCGTCTGCGTCTGCGAGTTGTTTCATCATTTGATAAGAATAATGTTGCACCTGCAATAATTCATACTGCTGAATCGCAGAGTAATAAGCGAGTGCAGCATCCGCTCTCAGGTTCCTTAAATAATCAAGCAATAATGCCTTGTTCAATTCGGTCACACTTTGAGCAAGGCCAATCCGTGCTTTTCTTTTACCACCCAATTCAATGGTCGTTCCCAGCCCCAGCGTTACGCCCTGTCCCAATTTCAATTTGGCCTGCTGGTTATCAAATGCACCTGCTGAAAATTGAGGATCTGGAAAGATCTTCGCTGTTTCGATTCCCGCTTCAGCAATATTCACATTGTACTTTTCTGCAGCATAACCCAGATTTTCTTTTCCTACACGGTTCAAGAACTGAAGCACAGATATTTTTGATTTTAAAGACAGGGTATCTACCTGTGCTTGTCCATTCATGGTTATGCCTGTCAGCAGGCATAAGGACAAAATGTATTTCGTAAATTTCATCTATTTAGTATTGAATAGCTGTTTCAAATGGATTTATTGTGTCGCTGTTTCAGCTGGTTGAAAATCATCCTTGCCCCATTTACTTTCCAGCAGATAATAAAGTGCTGGCAAAACGAACAGTGTAATTGCTGTTGCGGCAAACAGGCCATAAACTATTACTGTAGCTAATGGTCTTTGAACATCAGAACCTATACCTGTGGCTAAAGAAGCGGGTAATAGCCCCAATGCTGCCACTGTTGCAGTCATCAGAACAGGTCGGAAACGGTGTTTTGCACCATCTAAAACTGCTTTGAGTAAATCATATCCTTTTTTACGCAATTCGTTGATATGGGAAATCAGGATCACACCATTTTGAATAGCGACACCAAACAGCGCGATAAAACCTACCGCTGAAGACACATTCAGGGTCATTCCTCTGATATTCAAGGCTAACATCCCTCCAAATAACGCTAGTGGAACAATGCTCAGAATCAAACCAGCCTGTCTGAATTTTCCAAACGCACCATAAAGCAGTAAGAACATGATAGCTAAGGCTAAAGGCACAACAACTCCTAGTTTAGCGTAAGCACGGTTTTGATTTTCAAACTGACCACCCCATTCTATTTTATACTTTTCATGATCATATTTAACTTGTTGTGTAATCTTTGTCTGTGCATCTTTCAAAAATGAGCTTAAATCTGCTCCTCTTAAGTTTAACCTTACAGTCAGCTGTCTGCGGTTCATTTCTCTGGAAATAGAGCTTTCTCCCAGATCAGTTTTCACTTCAGCAATCTGCGACAAAGGAATTTTTGCTCCCGTTGATGAGGTGAGCATCAGGTTTCCTATTTTTTCAGGTGTATTCCGGCTTTCTTCTTTATAACGGCAAATCACATCATAAACTCTATCGCCCGAAAAGATCTGCGAAACAGCTTTACCACCTATAGCAACTTCAACCAGTTCGGCTACATCACTAATATTCAGCCCGTATTTGGCTACAGCATCTCTGTTTATCCTGATTTGTAATTGTGGTAAAGGAGGTTCCTGATCAATTGCAATATCTACAGCTCCTTTTACTGTTCTTAAAGTAGAAACCACATTTTCAGTAATCCTCCTGGTTTCCTTAAAATCGTTACCAAATACTTTAACGACCAATTCACTGTGTGCACCCGAAATTTTATCCATTACCCCGTCAATCATTGGCTGCGTAAAAGCTACTGAATAACCTGGCATAGCAGCATATTCCCTGGATAAATCTTCAACCAGGGCAGCTTTATTCCGGCCGCTTGCCCATTCTTTATAAGGCTTCAGTCCTACAGAAACTTCAAAATGTGAAGGGGTGAAATAATCAGTTCCCTGGTCATTACGGCCTGCCTGGACATTTACATAAGTGATTTCAGGATGTTTCATTGTTGCTGCTCTCAGCGCATCACTCATCTCTCTTGACTTCTCTAAAGTCACCCCTGGAGGCAATGATACCTGTAACCAGATGGAGCCTTCATCTAATGGCGGCAAAAAGTCTTTTCCAACGATAACGGACAGGACAATGGCGCTGATCAATACTAACACCAGCGGCATAAACACTTTTTTTGGTTTGTCCATGATCTTACTCAAACGCCTTTCATACCATGCAGTCAGTTTTTCTAACCACGTATTGTGATAGATTTTGCCTGGTTTTCTGTAAACAGCATAAGCGAGCCCCGGTATCAATATTAATGCG
The sequence above is drawn from the Pedobacter cryoconitis genome and encodes:
- a CDS encoding efflux RND transporter permease subunit; amino-acid sequence: MKQLIFTAIKKRWLFAALFVLLAVFGFYSWKQLSIEAYPDIADVTSQVVTQVPGLAAEEVEQQISIPIERALNGLPGMHVMRSRSLFGLSLITMVFDDGVDDYWARQRIQERLTGLSLPFGAAPGLDPLTSPTGEIYRYIIESKNHDLRKLTDLQNWTIIPKIKQVQGVADVANFGGITTQYQLEIDPAKLVQYHVALADVQTAISNNNTNAGGSILNRGEQGYVVRGIGLVKDLAALGDVVVKSVNGVPVFVKDLGDLKYGTLERKGVAGYTDRNVDYSDGIAGIVVMLKGQNPSVVLDGIHKAVAELNHGVLPEGVTIRAYLDRTNLINTTLDTVSHTLLEGMGLVIVVLIVFLGSWRGALIVAITIPVSLLVAFILMHFTKIPANLLSLGAIDFGIIVDGAIVMLETILKKREDHPDKELEEVSISERALSVAKPILFSTIIIITAYLPLFSFERVEKKLFTPMAFTVGYALLGALAVALILIPGLAYAVYRKPGKIYHNTWLEKLTAWYERRLSKIMDKPKKVFMPLVLVLISAIVLSVIVGKDFLPPLDEGSIWLQVSLPPGVTLEKSREMSDALRAATMKHPEITYVNVQAGRNDQGTDYFTPSHFEVSVGLKPYKEWASGRNKAALVEDLSREYAAMPGYSVAFTQPMIDGVMDKISGAHSELVVKVFGNDFKETRRITENVVSTLRTVKGAVDIAIDQEPPLPQLQIRINRDAVAKYGLNISDVAELVEVAIGGKAVSQIFSGDRVYDVICRYKEESRNTPEKIGNLMLTSSTGAKIPLSQIAEVKTDLGESSISREMNRRQLTVRLNLRGADLSSFLKDAQTKITQQVKYDHEKYKIEWGGQFENQNRAYAKLGVVVPLALAIMFLLLYGAFGKFRQAGLILSIVPLALFGGMLALNIRGMTLNVSSAVGFIALFGVAIQNGVILISHINELRKKGYDLLKAVLDGAKHRFRPVLMTATVAALGLLPASLATGIGSDVQRPLATVIVYGLFAATAITLFVLPALYYLLESKWGKDDFQPAETATQ
- a CDS encoding TolC family protein, whose amino-acid sequence is MKFTKYILSLCLLTGITMNGQAQVDTLSLKSKISVLQFLNRVGKENLGYAAEKYNVNIAEAGIETAKIFPDPQFSAGAFDNQQAKLKLGQGVTLGLGTTIELGGKRKARIGLAQSVTELNKALLLDYLRNLRADAALAYYSAIQQYELLQVQHYSYQMMKQLADADAIRSKLGAITETDARQSKLEASNLQNIVYQTEADWRNALIKLSSYLGKKSADTLLMPDGDFENLARDINYQSLISNAQITRADAVAALNNKIVADRSLTLVKANRKVDLGVNAGLQFSGVSTNEIAPTPYHRTFNAGFSVPLKFSNHYKGDIKAAQFTIKQVGVQYEQVQQQIQVEVTQAYFNYTAAQKQVQQYKTGLLSEGKKILTAKMYSYKRGETSLLEVLNAQRTYNEVQQGFYESQSNYAAALIELERAAGIWDIR